A genome region from Erigeron canadensis isolate Cc75 chromosome 3, C_canadensis_v1, whole genome shotgun sequence includes the following:
- the LOC122593661 gene encoding protein SOB FIVE-LIKE 5-like — MEENYGSECISGCESGWTLYLEHSILYPTQSFENHNNTNGDDFIYKKSSFSYEYDDEEEDMSMVSDASSGPPHFQEQEEEQECFNKIITNGKRQKIPKEPSLCRKVQDLPSFLDDTASSPLFNISNNNLTVGNKNASLEENDIIDYSQGYSTTYYEGKPAYQDQFGFFHPSVSGTQLQQNQWFEEKRWGV; from the exons ATGGAGGAAAATTATGGTTCAGAATGTATAAGTGGATGTGAGTCTGGTTGGACTTTATACTTAGAACACTCAATATTGTATCCTACAcaatcttttgaaaatcataACAATACTAATggtgatgattttatttataaaaagagcTCATTTTCATATGaatatgatgatgaagaagaagatatgTCAATGGTTTCTGATGCATCTTCAGGCCCACCACATTTTCAAGAgcaagaagaagaacaagaatgTTTTAACAAGATTATTACAAATGGTAAAAGACAAAAGATTCCTAAAGAACCAAGTTTATGTAGAAAAGTTCAAGATTTGCCTTCTTTTCTTGATGACACTGCTAGCTCCCCCCTTTTCAACATTTCAAAT AACAATCTAACAGTGGGAAACAAGAATGCTTCATTGGAAGAAAATGACATTATAGACTACTCACAAGGCTATTCCACAACCTACTATGAG GGAAAACCTGCATATCAAGATCAGTTTGGGTTTTTTCATCCCTCTGTTTCTGGCACTCAACTGCAACAAAACCA ATGGTTTGAAGAAAAGAGGTGGGGAGTTTAG